The genomic region CTCTGCCAATACTAGGGCTGATGACTCCACCCTAGGTTTTCCCTCCTTATCAGCGCTGTAACGCTTTTCGCGTTATACCGGCGCTACGATATCCCGTTGCCGTTATTTGGCGACTGGCGCTTTTGCGTCTTCGATAGATAGCACTTTTCCCAAGTTCGATTCAAAGCGCGTTCTTCGCTGCCATTGGTGCGGCTGTGGCGTGCAATGTCTTTAAACCTTTAACCATGGACTCCCTGAATGACCCTTTTCAGTAAGCAAGAGTGGTTTTCTAACATCAAGGGCGACACGCTCTCAGGTATTGTCGTCGCGTTGGCGTTAATTCCTGAAGCGATTGCCTTTTCTATTATTGCGGGCGTTGACCCGAAAGTAGGGCTTTATGCTTCATTCTGTATCGCGGTAGTCATTGCGTTTACCGGCGGTCGCCCCGGTATGATTTCCGCAGCGACCGGGGCGATGGCGCTGCTGATGGTTACCCTGGTAAAAGAGCACGGCCTTGAGTACCTGCTGGCGGCCACGTTGCTAACAGGGGTGCTGCAAATTATTGCCGGTTACTTAAGGCTTGCAGAGCTAATGCGCTTTGTGTCCCGGTCGGTGGTCACCGGTTTTGTCAACGCGCTGGCGATCCTGATTTTTATGGCTCAGCTGCCTGAGTTAACCAACGTGACCTGGCATGTTTACGCCATGACAGTGGCGGGCTTAGGCATTATTTATCTCTTCCCCTATTTGCCGGTGATTGGTAAATCAATTCCCTCTCCATTGGTATGTATTGTTGTTCTCACCGTTGTTTACATGGTCACCGGTATGGAGATTCGCAGCGTCGGCGATATGGGCGAGCTGCCCGATACGCTGCCTATGTTCTTGTGGCCAGACGTACCGCTCAACTTAGAAACGCTGATGATTATTTTCCCAACCGCGTTAATGCTGACGGTGGTGGGTCTGCTTGAGTCGATGATGACCGCCACAATTGTGGATGACTTAACCGATACACCCAGCGATAAAAACCGCGAGTGTAAAGGTCAGGGGATTGCCAATATTGGTTCAGGCTTGCTGGGCGGTATGGCAGGTTGCGCGATGATAGGACAGTCGGTGATCAATATTAAGTCCGGTGGCCGCACGCGTCTTTCAGCATTAATTGCCGGCGTTGTGCTACTGATGATGGTGGTGTTTCTCTCTGATTGGGTATCGCAAATCCCCATGGCGGCGCTGGTGGCGGTGATGATCATGGTCTCGATTGGAACCTTCAGCTGGGAGTCGATTCGCGATCTCAAAAAGCACCCTATGAGCACTAACGTAGTCATGCTCGCCACGGTGATTGTGACAGTGGCAACGCACAACTTGGCCATTGGCGTGTTTGTGGGTGTGCTGCTGGCGGCCATGTTCTTTGCTAATAAAGTTGGCAATATCATGTACATCGGTTCGAAAGAAGTCGAACCCGGTAAAGAGCGTGAATACCAAGTGATTGGGCAAGTGTTCTTTGCTTCGTCTGAGCGTTTTATCGCGGCGTTCGATTTTAAAGAGAGCATTGATAAGGTCACGATCAATCTGTCTCGCGCCCACTTTTGGGATATTACCGCGGTACAGGCGCTTGACCGCGTGGTGATTAAGTTCCGCCGTGAGGGTACTGAGGTAGAACTGGTGGGCTTGAGCGAAGCCAGCGCCACCGTTGTTGACCGTTATGCAGTACACAACGACCCAGAAGCTGTTGAAAAATTGATGGGCGGCCACTAACCACCGCAAGGAGAGCGAAATGAGTGAACACGTATTTGCCGCAATTGATGGCTCCCAGTTTTCAGAAGGCGTATGTGATTACGCCGCTTGGGCAAGTTTGGCACTAAGCGCTCCATTAAGCTTCGTGCACGTGGTGGATAACCACTCCCAAGTGCCCGACGAGCAAAACCTATCGGGTAACCTGCGCTTTGGTGCCCGTGAGCGCTTGATGAAAGAGCTTTCCGAGCTTGACGAGCAGCGCGCTAAGATAAACCGCGAGCAGGGAAAGTTCATGCTGGAAGCTGTCAAAGCGCGGGCCGTGGAAGATGGGGTGAATGCCCCTATTACCCGCCAGCTTAATGGCACGCTGGTTGAAACTTTGGTAGCGCTAGAAAAAGATATGCGCCTGCTGGTCGTAGGCAAGCGTGGCGAAACCGCTCACCAAGCCAGTGGCCATCTAGGTTCTAACCTTGAGCGTGTGGTGCGTGAAATGCATCGCCCAATACTGATGGTACCCAAAACCTTCAAGCGGCCTGAAAAAGTATTGATGGCGTTCGACGGCAGTAAAACTGCCCGTAAAGGGGTGGAAATGCTGGCGCGTTCACCATTATTTGCGGGTACAGAATGCCATGTTCTGATCGTCGGTGCTGACACTGCAGAGCACCGCAGCGAACTTGAGTGGGCGCTGACGACGCTTCGTGACGCAGGCCACCAAGCCGAAGGTGCTATTCGTGCTGGCGATGTAGACGAGACGCTGCAAGCCTACGAAAAAGAGCATGCTATTGACCTGCTGGTGATGGGCGCCTACGGCCATTCACGCATTCGCCATTTGCTGGTGGGCAGCACTACCACCACCATGCTGCGCAATAGCCGGATCCCGGTGCTGATTTTGCGTTAATCCCGACACCCGCTGACGACTAAGAGTCAGCGCTTAACCATTAGCGCGCTTTTGCAATTGTTTACCCCGCAGCCGGCCCTCAACCATTTGAGTGAGCCGGCTTTTTAGTGGCTATCATCAGGCAGCAGCTTAGGCACCCAGCGTAAATACGCTACCATGCCAAATAGCTCTACTAAGGATTGAAAGACAATTACCACTACCGCAGCCTGCCATCCGCTTGGCAGGGCAAGCGCAATAGGTAGCATCACGAAAGAGTTACGCGTTCCAAAGCTAAAGATGAGGGTGCGAGCGCTTGTGGTAGGCAGTTTAAATAGCCTGCCCAGCAGTTTGCCTAGCATTGCCGCAACCACCAAATAGCCCGCAAAAATAAACACGACCTGCACCAGCACATGGGAAAGTGACAGCACGCTATTAACTTGTGTGGCAGCAATCACTAATACGACGAATGCCAGCAGCGGCACCGGCAGGTAGCCAAGCTGATGAATGGTGCGTTCAATGGCGCGGTAACGCCGGGCGCCAAGCTCGGTTAGCCATGCCAACATCAAGGGCAGCAAAATAAGCCCTGCAAACGCGCTGAGCAGGTTCGTGGAAAACGTTAGCTGAAACCACTCGCCGCCCAAAAACAGCCAGAGGTAAACGGGTAATGCAGCCATCTGTGCCAATAGCAATAGCGGCGTTGCCGCAATAGCGCGGGCGGCATCGCCTTTGCCTAGATGCGTAAAGGTAATAAACCAATCGGTGCAAGGCACTAGTAGCACTAGTAGTATGCCGGCGAGCACCGGCGGGGAAAGCGGTAACCACAGCACCAAAAGCCATAATAAAGCGGGGATGACAATAAAGTTGCCTAAGAGCAGTGCCGTCATAAAGCGCACATCAGCAACGCTTTGTTTAATATGCAGCAGCGGTATTTGGGTAAAGGTAGCGTAGAGCAACACACCAAGTAGCGGC from Halomonas sp. 7T harbors:
- a CDS encoding SulP family inorganic anion transporter; this translates as MTLFSKQEWFSNIKGDTLSGIVVALALIPEAIAFSIIAGVDPKVGLYASFCIAVVIAFTGGRPGMISAATGAMALLMVTLVKEHGLEYLLAATLLTGVLQIIAGYLRLAELMRFVSRSVVTGFVNALAILIFMAQLPELTNVTWHVYAMTVAGLGIIYLFPYLPVIGKSIPSPLVCIVVLTVVYMVTGMEIRSVGDMGELPDTLPMFLWPDVPLNLETLMIIFPTALMLTVVGLLESMMTATIVDDLTDTPSDKNRECKGQGIANIGSGLLGGMAGCAMIGQSVINIKSGGRTRLSALIAGVVLLMMVVFLSDWVSQIPMAALVAVMIMVSIGTFSWESIRDLKKHPMSTNVVMLATVIVTVATHNLAIGVFVGVLLAAMFFANKVGNIMYIGSKEVEPGKEREYQVIGQVFFASSERFIAAFDFKESIDKVTINLSRAHFWDITAVQALDRVVIKFRREGTEVELVGLSEASATVVDRYAVHNDPEAVEKLMGGH
- a CDS encoding universal stress protein, which translates into the protein MSEHVFAAIDGSQFSEGVCDYAAWASLALSAPLSFVHVVDNHSQVPDEQNLSGNLRFGARERLMKELSELDEQRAKINREQGKFMLEAVKARAVEDGVNAPITRQLNGTLVETLVALEKDMRLLVVGKRGETAHQASGHLGSNLERVVREMHRPILMVPKTFKRPEKVLMAFDGSKTARKGVEMLARSPLFAGTECHVLIVGADTAEHRSELEWALTTLRDAGHQAEGAIRAGDVDETLQAYEKEHAIDLLVMGAYGHSRIRHLLVGSTTTTMLRNSRIPVLILR
- a CDS encoding arsenic resistance protein, with the translated sequence MREQLERHQSWLYLGFISLGLALGVLAPVRVTALEPLLWPLLGVLLYATFTQIPLLHIKQSVADVRFMTALLLGNFIVIPALLWLLVLWLPLSPPVLAGILLVLLVPCTDWFITFTHLGKGDAARAIAATPLLLLAQMAALPVYLWLFLGGEWFQLTFSTNLLSAFAGLILLPLMLAWLTELGARRYRAIERTIHQLGYLPVPLLAFVVLVIAATQVNSVLSLSHVLVQVVFIFAGYLVVAAMLGKLLGRLFKLPTTSARTLIFSFGTRNSFVMLPIALALPSGWQAAVVVIVFQSLVELFGMVAYLRWVPKLLPDDSH